The uncultured Desulfatiglans sp. DNA window GAAGCATCCGCTCAGCATGATTGTTCGTGGGATCCACCCCCTGCTCCGAGAGGAACGTCCAAAGGCTTTCGATCTCCCTGCGAAGACGGCGTGCAAATCTGCCGGCATCATCCTTGCGCTTCTCATGAAGGGTGATCAAGCGGATCAAACGAGCATAAAAGGCCTGCCACTCTCCGACGGAGGGGGGATCCTTGGCCATATGACATAGTCGTTGGAGTTCATGGGTTGCCCACAGACCGAACCGTTTTATGTCCGGGTCTTTCCTTTCGGAGAGTTCCTTGGCCTTGCGGATCAGATGAGCAAGGCAGGTCTGCCGCAGTCCGACCCATTTGCGGTACACGCCGTATCCGTCCGAGACCAGGATGCCGGTCCAGTCCTTGATCAATGCTTCGAAGGCTTCCTTCGAGCGGTTGGAATGGATCATGAAGAAAGCCACTGCCGGCCCCGCCATGACCCACAGCCATTGCAGGAGGCCGTTGAGGCGATGGCTGGTCTCGTCGATGTGGTTGACCGGCGCCTGCCTGGCTGCCTGGCCGATCGTTTCATAGTGGGGTTGGATCGCGGCACAAGCCCGAACGATGATCTTCTGGATGGCGCTCAGGCTGATATGGAACCCAAGCACCGAAGCGCAGAAGGTTTGAATCGTTGACCGGCTGTCTGCCTGGGTGCCCGCCATCTCGGCGATCATGGCTGAAAGCCTGGGACCGTAGCCTGTCCGATGTTCCCTGGGGACGGTGGCCTTTTGCATCTTGCCGCAGACCGGGCACCTGCCTCGGTGTAGCTCGAAGTGGATGACCTCGAGTTCGATCGGCGGCAGTTCGATGACTTGGTGCGTATAATACGGTTCGGTTTCGGGGAACTCGCGGTTGCCGCAGGTGCAGATTTCCGGAAGGATGACTCGGGTTTCCTTCGGCGGGAGCATCTCCTGCCGGTGCCCCGGATGGCTCAGTTTCCGTCGATCGGTGCCTTTCTTTTTCTTACCGGATTTTTTCTTTTTGAAGGGCGGATCCGAGGACGGCGGCCGATCCGAGTTGGAGGAATCCTTGTTCAGACGCGCTTCGAGTTGTTCGATCCGTTTTCGGAGTTCGCGGTTTTCCTCCACAAGGGCGAGGATGATCTGGATGAGCACGGAGCGCGGCACATCCTGCAGCCCCTCTTCGGTCAAGGCGATGCCTTCGGGAAAAAGAGGCGTTTCAGGCATGGAGCGCCTCCCGGAAACGCTTGCCAAGCGGGTAGAGGTAGACCGCCTTGACCGGTTCCATGCAGCGGTTATAGCGGTCGTAGCGTCCACGCCCCTTGGTCAGTCCTGCATAGACCCAGTTGGCTGCCCGGTAGCAGGTGCCCTGGAACCGGGTGGTGTCCACGAAGGTTTCGAGCAAGGCAACGGGATGGCGGTAAAACGCCTGCCAGTCCCCGGGAAGCATCCGGATGTTGGCGCTCAGAAGCTTCGAGGCCAAGTGTTCCACCGAAACCCAGCCCGGAATCAGGAACCGGACGTTATTGACGACCTTGTAGAGGTTCGCTTCCCTGGTACGGGGCTCCCAACCGATGAACCGGTCGCGGCACTCCACCTTCCAGGCCGCTGAGCCCCAACCGAGGCAAGCCACCAGGTGTCCATCCAGGTAGGCCAGGTACTTCAAGTATGCACCGACGATTCGGGGGCGCCCCAGGTAATGGTACTTATCGACCAGGTGATCCCACAGGCCTTCATCCGGGGTGCGCCGGACCATCTCGATTTTCAAAGAGCCAAACTCGGAGACCGTTCCGTGAATCTCCGAGGTGTCGTAGTTATAGCTGCGTCGAACAGCCTTGCGGGGCTTCCGATGATTCGTTGTGGACAAAGGCGGGGGGAGATTAACAACCTGCTTTTCTTGGAGCTTGAGCAGCAGCGCACGGCAGGCCATCCCTTTGAGTTGCCCGTTCGGCTGCCGCCAGTCCCAGTGCTCACACAGCACTCGGGAGATGGCGGTTCGACCGCGTTCCCAATGCCG harbors:
- a CDS encoding transposase, whose amino-acid sequence is MPETPLFPEGIALTEEGLQDVPRSVLIQIILALVEENRELRKRIEQLEARLNKDSSNSDRPPSSDPPFKKKKSGKKKKGTDRRKLSHPGHRQEMLPPKETRVILPEICTCGNREFPETEPYYTHQVIELPPIELEVIHFELHRGRCPVCGKMQKATVPREHRTGYGPRLSAMIAEMAGTQADSRSTIQTFCASVLGFHISLSAIQKIIVRACAAIQPHYETIGQAARQAPVNHIDETSHRLNGLLQWLWVMAGPAVAFFMIHSNRSKEAFEALIKDWTGILVSDGYGVYRKWVGLRQTCLAHLIRKAKELSERKDPDIKRFGLWATHELQRLCHMAKDPPSVGEWQAFYARLIRLITLHEKRKDDAGRFARRLRREIESLWTFLSEQGVDPTNNHAERMLRFAVLWRKSSQGTSSEKGNRWVERILSLRQTCRLQKKTTFPILVDALRAYFRGQEPDLAWIAHPTA
- a CDS encoding conserved hypothetical protein (Evidence 4 : Unknown function but conserved in other organisms) codes for the protein MAETLYQIRGRQIREEDLSVIRDTISRHWERGRTAISRVLCEHWDWRQPNGQLKGMACRALLLKLQEKQVVNLPPPLSTTNHRKPRKAVRRSYNYDTSEIHGTVSEFGSLKIEMVRRTPDEGLWDHLVDKYHYLGRPRIVGAYLKYLAYLDGHLVACLGWGSAAWKVECRDRFIGWEPRTREANLYKVVNNVRFLIPGWVSVEHLASKLLSANIRMLPGDWQAFYRHPVALLETFVDTTRFQGTCYRAANWVYAGLTKGRGRYDRYNRCMEPVKAVYLYPLGKRFREALHA